A genomic region of Photobacterium swingsii contains the following coding sequences:
- a CDS encoding ParB/RepB/Spo0J family partition protein has translation MNKRGLGKGLDALLATSSAAHTKQQDAERAQSLSAEGALKDLPLNQLQPGQYQPRKVMADEALAELAESIKAQGVIQPIVVRQIAQEGYEIIAGERRWRAARQAGLQKVPCIIKEIDDRAAIAMALIENIQREDLNAIEEAQALEQLQSEFSLTHQQVADAVGKSRASVSNLLRLNQLSAPVKCMVEQRLIEMGHARALLALTDAENQLEAAQTVANKMLTVRDTEKLVKKLLNPPVESAVKAPDPKLVDLERRLSEQLGADVALNQQKSGKGKLVIAYDEPHKLAQILAMLGQEV, from the coding sequence ATGAATAAACGCGGTCTTGGTAAAGGCCTTGACGCGCTATTGGCAACCAGCTCTGCCGCCCACACCAAGCAGCAAGATGCAGAACGTGCACAATCCTTGTCTGCTGAGGGAGCATTGAAAGATTTGCCGCTCAATCAGCTACAGCCGGGGCAATATCAGCCTCGTAAAGTCATGGCTGATGAAGCATTAGCTGAACTGGCAGAGTCCATCAAAGCACAGGGTGTTATTCAGCCAATCGTTGTGCGCCAAATCGCGCAAGAAGGCTACGAGATTATCGCGGGTGAGCGCCGTTGGCGTGCGGCTCGTCAAGCTGGGCTTCAGAAAGTCCCTTGTATTATTAAGGAAATTGACGATCGTGCCGCTATTGCGATGGCATTGATAGAGAATATTCAACGTGAAGATCTCAATGCGATTGAAGAAGCACAAGCACTGGAGCAATTGCAAAGTGAGTTCTCACTAACCCACCAGCAAGTGGCCGATGCCGTCGGCAAATCACGTGCTAGCGTTTCAAACTTATTACGGTTAAATCAGTTGTCAGCACCTGTGAAGTGTATGGTTGAGCAGCGATTGATAGAAATGGGTCATGCTCGCGCATTATTGGCACTAACGGACGCTGAAAATCAGCTTGAAGCCGCGCAAACTGTTGCTAACAAAATGTTAACAGTGCGTGATACCGAAAAGCTGGTTAAAAAATTACTTAACCCGCCGGTAGAATCGGCGGTGAAAGCCCCTGATCCTAAGCTGGTTGACCTCGAACGCCGCTTAAGTGAGCAGTTAGGTGCTGATGTTGCGCTAAACCAGCAAAAAAGCGGGAAAGGTAAGTTAGTTATCGCTTACGATGAACCGCACAAATTAGCACAAATTCTTGCAATGCTTGGTCAGGAAGTGTGA
- a CDS encoding ParA family protein, whose product MGRVIAVANQKGGVGKTTTCVNLAASLAATQRKVLLIDLDPQGNATMASGVDKYQVDATAYDLLVEETPFEQVAVTETTGGYHLVAANGDVTAAEIKLMEVFAREVRLRNALAAVRDNYDFIFIDCPPALNLLTINAMTAADSVLVPMQCEYFALEGLTALMDTISKLTAVVNADLKIEGLLRTMFDPRNRLANEVSQQLKKHFGDKVYRTVIPRNVRLAEAPSHGRPAMYYDKYSSGAKAYLALAGEIIRRDELAREQALSSTHNDDAMQS is encoded by the coding sequence GTGGGAAGAGTTATAGCTGTCGCCAACCAAAAAGGCGGAGTGGGTAAAACCACAACATGTGTCAACCTAGCGGCATCGCTTGCTGCGACGCAACGTAAGGTATTGCTGATAGATCTCGATCCGCAAGGTAATGCCACCATGGCAAGCGGTGTGGATAAATACCAAGTTGATGCAACGGCTTATGATCTTCTTGTTGAAGAAACCCCATTTGAACAAGTGGCAGTCACTGAAACGACGGGCGGTTACCATCTGGTGGCTGCCAATGGTGATGTGACTGCGGCTGAAATTAAATTGATGGAAGTCTTTGCTCGTGAAGTGCGCTTACGTAATGCGTTAGCTGCAGTTCGTGATAACTATGATTTCATCTTTATTGATTGCCCTCCCGCGCTTAACCTCCTTACAATCAATGCGATGACTGCTGCTGATTCAGTATTAGTCCCTATGCAGTGCGAGTATTTTGCCCTTGAGGGCTTAACTGCCTTAATGGATACCATCAGTAAGCTAACCGCTGTCGTCAATGCCGATTTAAAAATCGAAGGCTTATTGCGTACCATGTTTGATCCGCGAAATCGCTTGGCTAACGAAGTATCACAGCAATTGAAAAAGCATTTTGGTGACAAAGTCTACCGTACTGTGATCCCACGTAATGTGCGTTTAGCTGAAGCACCTAGCCATGGCCGTCCTGCGATGTATTACGACAAGTACTCGAGTGGCGCTAAAGCCTATTTAGCGTTAGCAGGCGAAATCATTCGCCGTGATGAGCTCGCGCGTGAGCAAGCACTATCAAGTACGCACAATGACGATGCAATGCAGTCTTAA
- the rsmG gene encoding 16S rRNA (guanine(527)-N(7))-methyltransferase RsmG produces the protein MKQRLAQLIAQTDLVVSEQQIDQLIGYVALLHKWNKAYNLTSVRDPHEMIVKHIMDSIVVSEHLEGDRFIDVGTGPGLPGIPLAIMNPDKFFTLLDSLGKRIRFIRQVIFELKITNVTPVQSRVEEFQPEMGFDGVLSRAFASMNDMVSWCHHLPTDTGCFMALKGQFDQQEVAELPEWCSVTEVKSLHVPELEGERHLVILTAKE, from the coding sequence GTGAAACAGCGTTTAGCGCAATTAATCGCGCAAACAGATTTAGTGGTAAGTGAGCAGCAAATTGATCAATTAATTGGTTATGTAGCGCTGCTTCATAAATGGAATAAAGCGTATAATCTGACGTCGGTTCGCGATCCCCATGAGATGATAGTGAAACATATTATGGATAGTATCGTGGTAAGTGAGCACTTAGAGGGTGATCGCTTCATCGATGTCGGTACGGGACCTGGCTTGCCAGGTATCCCTTTGGCCATCATGAATCCGGACAAGTTCTTTACCTTGCTAGATAGCCTAGGTAAGCGTATTCGATTCATTCGTCAGGTAATTTTTGAATTAAAGATTACCAATGTCACGCCAGTACAGAGCCGTGTGGAAGAATTCCAACCTGAAATGGGCTTTGATGGGGTATTGAGCCGTGCCTTTGCATCTATGAACGATATGGTGTCGTGGTGTCACCACTTACCGACAGATACGGGTTGTTTCATGGCATTAAAAGGCCAGTTCGATCAACAGGAAGTGGCAGAACTACCTGAGTGGTGTTCTGTGACTGAGGTCAAATCTTTGCATGTTCCTGAGTTAGAAGGCGAGCGTCATCTAGTAATCTTGACGGCAAAGGAATAA
- the mnmG gene encoding tRNA uridine-5-carboxymethylaminomethyl(34) synthesis enzyme MnmG, with amino-acid sequence MFYQENFDVIVVGGGHAGTEAALAAARMGQKTVLLTHNIDTLGQMSCNPAIGGIGKGHLVKEVDALGGLMAQAIDKGGIQFRTLNSSKGPAVRATRAQADRALYKAAVREALENQPNLMLFQQSVDDLIVENQRVVGAVTEMGLKFRAKTVVLTVGTFLGGKIHIGLENYSGGRAGDPPSIALANRLRDLPFRVDRLKTGTPPRIDARTVDFSQLQAQHGDNPTPLFSFMGKQSDHPRQIPCFITHTNEQTHDVIRNNLDRSPMYSGVIEGIGPRYCPSIEDKVMRFADKDSHQIFIEPEGLTTHELYPNGISTSLPFDVQMKIVRSMKGFENADIVRPGYAIEYDFFDPRDLKQTFETKFIEGLFFAGQINGTTGYEEAAAQGLLAGMNAALQAQGKEGWSPRRDQAYMGVLIDDLSTMGTKEPYRMFTSRAEYRLLLREDNADIRLTETGREFGLVDDARWARFNEKMENIEQERQRLKDIWIHTGSDHVDNVNKILKSPINREASGEDLLRRPEVTYELLTELEAFAPSHPDAEASEQVEIQVKYQGYIDRQKDEVEKSLRHEKTKLPFDLDYSLVKGLSNEVIAKLSDAKPETIGMASRISGITPAAISLLLVYLKKQGLLKKGE; translated from the coding sequence ATGTTTTACCAGGAAAATTTTGATGTCATCGTGGTTGGTGGTGGTCATGCCGGTACTGAAGCCGCACTGGCTGCTGCTCGAATGGGTCAGAAAACAGTTCTGTTAACCCATAACATCGACACATTGGGTCAAATGTCATGTAACCCAGCCATTGGCGGGATCGGGAAAGGACACCTGGTTAAGGAAGTGGATGCCCTTGGCGGTTTGATGGCTCAAGCGATCGATAAAGGCGGGATCCAATTCCGTACTTTAAATTCGTCGAAAGGCCCAGCCGTTCGTGCTACCCGTGCTCAGGCGGATCGTGCTCTGTACAAAGCAGCCGTACGAGAAGCGCTTGAAAACCAACCAAATTTAATGCTGTTCCAACAATCAGTTGATGATCTTATCGTTGAAAATCAACGTGTTGTTGGTGCAGTGACCGAAATGGGTCTCAAGTTCCGTGCTAAGACTGTGGTCTTAACGGTCGGTACTTTCCTCGGTGGAAAGATCCACATCGGTCTAGAAAACTACAGTGGCGGTCGTGCGGGCGATCCACCGTCAATTGCATTAGCGAATCGACTGCGCGATCTTCCTTTCCGTGTTGATCGTCTAAAAACGGGCACGCCACCGCGTATCGACGCACGCACAGTTGATTTTAGTCAGCTTCAGGCGCAACACGGTGATAACCCGACCCCATTATTCTCGTTCATGGGTAAGCAATCGGATCATCCGCGTCAGATCCCGTGTTTTATTACTCATACTAATGAACAAACACACGATGTAATCCGCAATAACCTGGATCGCAGTCCAATGTATTCTGGGGTGATTGAAGGTATTGGGCCGCGTTACTGTCCGTCGATCGAAGACAAAGTGATGCGCTTTGCTGATAAAGACAGTCACCAAATCTTTATTGAACCTGAAGGCCTAACGACACACGAGTTGTACCCGAACGGGATCTCCACCAGCCTACCTTTTGACGTACAAATGAAGATCGTACGCTCAATGAAAGGTTTCGAGAATGCTGACATTGTTCGCCCAGGTTATGCGATTGAGTATGATTTCTTTGATCCTCGTGATTTAAAACAAACCTTTGAAACTAAGTTTATCGAAGGCTTGTTCTTTGCGGGCCAAATCAATGGCACTACTGGTTACGAAGAAGCGGCGGCACAAGGCTTGTTAGCCGGTATGAATGCTGCGCTACAAGCACAAGGCAAAGAAGGTTGGAGCCCACGTCGTGACCAAGCGTACATGGGGGTACTGATCGATGATTTGTCGACCATGGGGACTAAAGAACCATACCGCATGTTCACATCACGTGCAGAATACCGTTTGTTGCTGCGTGAAGATAATGCCGATATTCGCTTAACCGAAACTGGCCGTGAGTTTGGCTTGGTGGACGATGCGCGTTGGGCTCGTTTCAATGAAAAAATGGAAAATATCGAGCAAGAGCGTCAGCGCCTGAAAGATATTTGGATCCATACAGGCTCGGATCATGTGGATAACGTGAATAAGATCCTGAAATCACCGATCAACCGTGAAGCCAGCGGTGAAGATCTTTTGCGTCGCCCGGAAGTGACTTACGAATTACTGACTGAGCTTGAAGCCTTTGCTCCTTCGCACCCTGATGCAGAAGCGAGTGAACAAGTTGAAATTCAAGTGAAGTATCAAGGTTACATCGATCGCCAGAAAGACGAAGTAGAAAAATCGCTACGTCATGAGAAGACTAAGCTGCCATTTGATTTGGATTACAGTCTGGTTAAAGGCTTATCGAACGAAGTCATTGCCAAGCTGAGTGATGCAAAGCCTGAAACTATTGGTATGGCATCGCGCATTTCTGGTATTACCCCTGCGGCAATCTCTTTGCTCTTGGTATACCTGAAGAAACAAGGCTTGTTGAAAAAAGGCGAATAG
- the mioC gene encoding FMN-binding protein MioC, translated as MSHITLITGSTLGGAEYVADHLAELLEDDNHTTETINRAELSDTPIAGYWLVVCSTHGAGELPDNIQPFMAELATNQADLSQLKYGVIGLGDSSYDTFCAAAKIIDQQLTKQGAQRIGEPLHIDMSQHPVPEDPAENWLTTWKTHLDD; from the coding sequence ATGAGCCATATTACCCTGATCACAGGCAGTACCTTAGGTGGGGCAGAATACGTCGCTGACCACCTTGCAGAGCTACTAGAAGACGACAATCACACTACAGAAACCATCAATCGCGCTGAACTCAGTGATACACCTATCGCTGGATATTGGCTGGTGGTGTGTTCTACCCATGGTGCAGGGGAATTACCGGACAATATCCAGCCCTTCATGGCCGAGCTAGCGACCAATCAAGCCGATCTTTCTCAACTGAAATACGGTGTGATCGGCCTTGGCGATTCAAGCTACGATACCTTCTGCGCAGCTGCCAAAATCATCGATCAACAACTCACTAAACAGGGTGCTCAGCGTATTGGCGAGCCACTTCATATCGATATGTCTCAACATCCAGTGCCTGAAGATCCTGCTGAAAATTGGTTAACAACGTGGAAAACGCACCTTGACGATTAA